Proteins found in one Thunnus maccoyii chromosome 5, fThuMac1.1, whole genome shotgun sequence genomic segment:
- the LOC121897669 gene encoding uncharacterized oxidoreductase YjmC-like isoform X2 produces MIAVGTKQNHANSLAEVLVEGDHRGHYSHGLNRMDMYVKDIKSGICAKDGEPEIEKESAATAFVDGKNLLGPVVGNFCMNLAIKKAKEVGIGWVVAHGSNHYGIAGYYAMQALKENMIGMSFTNTSPLVVPTRGKECTLGTNPLSVAAPAKDGDSFVLDMATSAAALGKVELHERRGDDIPEGWGCDAQGKISTDPKRVLSGGGLVPIGGSEATGGYKGYGLGMMVEVFCGILAGAQYSKHIRTWKVTDRVANLGQCFVAINPENFAPGFNNRMSDLLSIQRGLDPADPGFPVLAAGDPERMNMEKCEKMGGIPYHLNVVNYMNECAKKIGVSPLLPCDKLISN; encoded by the exons ATGATAGCTGTGGGCACCAAGCAGAATCATGCTAACAGCCTGGCCGAGGTGCTGGTGGAGGGAGACCACAGGGGCCACTACAGCCATGGACTGAACAGGATGG ACATGTATGTGAAAGACATCAAATCAGGAATCTGTGCCAAGGACGGTGAGCCAGAGATAGAGAAGGAGAGTGCAGCCACAGCGTTTGTGGATGGGAAGAACCTCCTGGGCCCTGTGGTGGGAAACTTCTGCATGAACCTGGCCATAAAGAAAGCCAAAGAGGTCGGCATAGGCTGGGTGGTGGCACACG GATCCAACCACTATGGTATTGCTGGATACTATGCAATGCAAGCTCTGAAGGAAAACATGATC GGCATGTCATTTACCAACACGTCCCCACTGGTGGTCCCCACACGTGGTAAAGAG TGCACTTTGGGCACTAACCCTCTCAGTGTGGCAGCTCCTGCTAAAGATGGAGACAGCTTTGTCCTGGACATGGCCACATCAGCAGCAGCGCTTGGAAAG GTGGAGCTCCATGAGCGCCGTGGAGACGACATCCCCGAGGGATGGGGCTGCGACGCCCAGGGCAAGATCAGCACAGACCCCAAGAGAGTcctgagtggaggaggactggTGCCAATTGGCGGCAGTGAAGCTACAG GAGGGTACAAAGGCTACGGTCTGGGAATGATGGTAGAGGTGTTCTGTGGTATCCTGGCCGGTGCCCAGTACAGCAAACACATCCGCACATGGAAAGTAACTGATCGTGTTGCCAAcctg GGTCAGTGTTTCGTGGCAATAAACCCAGAGAACTTTGCTCCCGGGTTCAACAACAGGATGTCAGACCTGCTGTCCATCCAGAGAGGGTTGGACCCT GCCGACCCTGGTTTTCCTGTTTTGGCTGCTGGAGATCCAGAAAGGATGAACATGGAGAAATGTGAGAAGATGGGCGGGATCCCCTATCACCTCAATGTTGTCAACTACATG aacGAATGTGCTAAGAAAATTGGTGTCAGCCCTCTTCTACCATGTGACAAGCTCATCTCCAATTAG
- the LOC121897669 gene encoding uncharacterized oxidoreductase YjmC-like isoform X1: MSRCLISQAEVKGFIERCMIAVGTKQNHANSLAEVLVEGDHRGHYSHGLNRMDMYVKDIKSGICAKDGEPEIEKESAATAFVDGKNLLGPVVGNFCMNLAIKKAKEVGIGWVVAHGSNHYGIAGYYAMQALKENMIGMSFTNTSPLVVPTRGKECTLGTNPLSVAAPAKDGDSFVLDMATSAAALGKVELHERRGDDIPEGWGCDAQGKISTDPKRVLSGGGLVPIGGSEATGGYKGYGLGMMVEVFCGILAGAQYSKHIRTWKVTDRVANLGQCFVAINPENFAPGFNNRMSDLLSIQRGLDPADPGFPVLAAGDPERMNMEKCEKMGGIPYHLNVVNYMNECAKKIGVSPLLPCDKLISN; the protein is encoded by the exons ATGAGCAG ATGTCTAATTAGCCAGGCGGAGGTGAAAGGCTTCATTGAGAGGTGTATGATAGCTGTGGGCACCAAGCAGAATCATGCTAACAGCCTGGCCGAGGTGCTGGTGGAGGGAGACCACAGGGGCCACTACAGCCATGGACTGAACAGGATGG ACATGTATGTGAAAGACATCAAATCAGGAATCTGTGCCAAGGACGGTGAGCCAGAGATAGAGAAGGAGAGTGCAGCCACAGCGTTTGTGGATGGGAAGAACCTCCTGGGCCCTGTGGTGGGAAACTTCTGCATGAACCTGGCCATAAAGAAAGCCAAAGAGGTCGGCATAGGCTGGGTGGTGGCACACG GATCCAACCACTATGGTATTGCTGGATACTATGCAATGCAAGCTCTGAAGGAAAACATGATC GGCATGTCATTTACCAACACGTCCCCACTGGTGGTCCCCACACGTGGTAAAGAG TGCACTTTGGGCACTAACCCTCTCAGTGTGGCAGCTCCTGCTAAAGATGGAGACAGCTTTGTCCTGGACATGGCCACATCAGCAGCAGCGCTTGGAAAG GTGGAGCTCCATGAGCGCCGTGGAGACGACATCCCCGAGGGATGGGGCTGCGACGCCCAGGGCAAGATCAGCACAGACCCCAAGAGAGTcctgagtggaggaggactggTGCCAATTGGCGGCAGTGAAGCTACAG GAGGGTACAAAGGCTACGGTCTGGGAATGATGGTAGAGGTGTTCTGTGGTATCCTGGCCGGTGCCCAGTACAGCAAACACATCCGCACATGGAAAGTAACTGATCGTGTTGCCAAcctg GGTCAGTGTTTCGTGGCAATAAACCCAGAGAACTTTGCTCCCGGGTTCAACAACAGGATGTCAGACCTGCTGTCCATCCAGAGAGGGTTGGACCCT GCCGACCCTGGTTTTCCTGTTTTGGCTGCTGGAGATCCAGAAAGGATGAACATGGAGAAATGTGAGAAGATGGGCGGGATCCCCTATCACCTCAATGTTGTCAACTACATG aacGAATGTGCTAAGAAAATTGGTGTCAGCCCTCTTCTACCATGTGACAAGCTCATCTCCAATTAG